A window from Onychostoma macrolepis isolate SWU-2019 chromosome 07, ASM1243209v1, whole genome shotgun sequence encodes these proteins:
- the dbx1a gene encoding homeobox protein DBX1-A, with protein sequence MMIPSVIAPPAIYSAFMRPAAASLHSPFPAHPSFLVEDLLRINRPSGYLNQDAHSPCASPPTSTPLSIPDNSRLLDRVSPSITEKHGSCSPKTSVSSKDPTYLKFGVSAILAPSPKKATSPPSVHCMHPKGFSVPYFDGSFCPFVRSSYFPVPSSVVPIPGTFSWPLAARGKPRRGMLRRAVFSDVQRKALEKMFQKQKYISKPDRKKLAGKLGLKDSQVKIWFQNRRMKWRNSKERELLSSGGCREQTLPTKTNPHPDLSDVGKKSSEDEEDEEDACARPTSHFCLSPTRELSNSTDSSISFKHSDFSESEDEITVS encoded by the exons ATGATGATCCCCAGTGTTATTGCACCACCTGCAATATATTCAGCATTTATGCGTCCTGCAGCAGCATCGTTGCATTCACCTTTCCCGGCTCACCCGAGCTTTCTGGTGGAGGATCTCCTGCGCATCAACAGACCTAGCGGTTACCTGAACCAAGACGCGCACTCGCCATGCGCCTCTCCTCCCACTTCAACACCTCTTTCCATCCCGGATAACTCCAGGCTATTGGACAGAGTCAGCCCCAGTATCACGGAGAAGCATGGATCTTGCTCCCCAAAAACGTCAGTGTCTAGCAAGGATCCAACCTACCTCAAGTTTGGGGTGAGTGCCATCTTGGCACCATCACCAAAGAAAG CCACATCTCCACCGTCCGTTCACTGCATGCATCCCAAAGGATTCTCGGTGCCTTATTTTGATGGTTCATTCTGCCCTTTCGTCCGTTCCTCGTACTTCCCTG TTCCTTCATCGGTTGTACCCATTCCTGGAACTTTTTCCTGGCCTCTTGCTGCGAGAGGGAAGCCCAGAAGAGGGATGCTCCGCCGGGCAGTGTTTTCTGATGTGCAGCGCAAAGCTCTGGAGAAAATGTTCCAAAAGCAAAAATACATCAGCAAGCCCGACAGGAAAAAACTCGCAGGGAAACTCGGCCTAAAAGATTCACAG GTCAAAATCTGGTTCCAGAACCGGAGAATGAAATGGAGAAACTCCAAGGAGAGGGAGCTGCTGTCTTCCGGCGGTTGCCGAGAACAAACCCTGCCGACCAAAACAAATCCTCACCCAGATCTCAGCGACGTGGGTAAAAAGTCTTCTGAGGATGAGGAAGATGAAGAAGACGCTTGCGCTAGGCCTACATCACATTTCTGCCTCTCACCGACGCGCGAACTTTCAAACAGCACTGATTCCAGCATTTCATTCAAACACTCGGACTTTTCTGAATCAGAGGATGAAATAACAGTTTCATAA